The window TGTTTGACAAATCGTTACTTGCAATTTCTGGTTCATTTATTTTTTTAATGAGTACAAATAAAAATTGATATTTTCATGTAATTTGATTATATTGTATTGCCTTTTTTATCATATCTTTTCTTTTAAATTCAATTTGATTGTACGCATCTGGATGAACCGATTTAGTATTTATTAATGTTATCTTTAAATTAATAAAATTTCCAATAGAAATAATAATTTATCCGTTTTTTGTTATTTCATCATTTTCAATTTTGAAAATCATTATTCAAAAATGAACTCAAGATCAAATTTGGTGTTTGCGAAAAGGAACAATTCCAAATATAATAAAAATAAATAGATTTAGAAGAGAATATATTGAGGGTTAAATTTATGAAGTTAAAAGTAAGTAATTTAATAGAAAGATTTAATTTAGAAGTTTTATCTGGCAACAAAGAAACTTTACAAACAACCATAAATTTATATGGTTTAAATAGAGCGGGATTAGAATTAGCCGGCTATTTTGAAGACAAAAAAAAATTCAGTAGAGTTGTATTAATTTCTACAAAAGAATTTAATTTTATAAAAAGTTTTTCTGAAGACGAAAGAAAAAGAAGATATAAAAAATTAATTAAATCAAGCGTTCCATTAATAATTATTACAGAAAAATTTTTGGATAATACTTTAATTGAAGTTGCAAAAGAGACAGATTTTCCAATTGTGAAAACACACGAACAATCAACAACAGAGTTTACTCAACACGTTTTAAATTATATGGATAATTTTTTCGCCCCCCAAATAGAATTACATGGTTCTATGGTTTCAATTTATGGTAAGGGTGTATTAATAATAGGAAAATCTGGAATAGGAAAATCTGAAATTGCAATTGACTTAATTGAAAAAAATCATATGTTTGTTGGTGATGATAGAATAGTTATGATTAGAAAAGGTAACTCCATTATTGCAAGAGTACATGAGATTTTAAAAAATTTAATTGAAGTTAGAGGAATTGGCATAATTAATATTGTTACTGCAAATGGTTATCAATCAATTATGGAAGAATCAAAATTAGATCTTGTTATTGAATTGTCAAAATTTATCTCAAATAACGATGTCTATGATCGAATAGGTTTAGATTATGAAACTTATGATGTTTTAGGTTTAAAAATTCCTTATATAAATATACCTGTATCATCTGGTAGAAATATAGCAACAATTGTTGAAACTGCAGTGGCACAATTAAAAATTAATTTAGCAATTCCAGATAACGATATGGTAGGAATACTAGAAAAAAGAGTTCAAAAATATCAACGAGAGCAAAAAGATGATTAATTTATTTTCAACATATTTTGAACCTAACATTGATCACTCTGGTGAATTGGTTAGCAATTATGATTTTTCAAACGAAAGAATGGCATTTGGTTGATTACCAATTTATCCTATAGCCATGTTGTTCGGTGCTTTACTTGTTGTAATGTGTTCTGTAATAAAATTTAGAATGAAAAAAATACCATTACGTGAATTTGAAATTGCTATATTTATTACGCTTCCTTTAGGATTAATAGCGGCTTCAGTATTTGGAAAATTAGATATCTTAAATCCAATGCAAAAATGATGAGAAATGTTTTATTTTTGAGAACCCGGTATGTCATTATTTGGTGGAGTAATTACAGGTACTGCTGTTGGTTTTGTTTGATTTTATGTTCAAAGTAAAAAAACATTAATCTCAGTTTGAGTTTACGCAGATTGTATATTACCAAATTTACTATTAGCCCAGGCTATTGGAAGATGAGGAAATTTATTTAATCATGAAATTTTAGGTCCAACAACATCATGAGATTCATTAAGTTGATTGCCAAATTGAATTAGATCAAAACTTTTCTATATTGTTGATCCAAATGGTATTGTTGATCCAGATACAATTCGTATTGTTTATAGACAACCATTATTTTTATATGAATTTATTTTTAATTTATTTGGTTTTTTCATGTTAACATTTATTTTTCCTAATTTGGGAAGGTGATTTTCAAAAATTAAGCCATGAGATATTGATGAAATGGCATTTCCAAATAGATATTCAAAAAAAAGACAATGACTTAAAAAAAATGAATTAGTAGAATATCATTTACAAAATGATGTTAAATATATTTATAACGCAAGAACAAGTAATTTCAGTTTATCATTATGAAATGTTTGAAATAAAGCTTATTATTTAAAAGAAGTTGATTTTTTTAAATCGGATTTTGAAGATGAAAAAATTGCAGAATACATAAATAATCATAATTATAAAATTGAACAAGTAAAAAAAATTAAAGCAAAAACTAAATATAAAATTGAACAAAATAAACATAAACAACTTAATAAAAATAAAATAGATATTAAGAAATTAAAAAGTTTAAAAACTGAACATCAAGAATTTATTAAAACTGAAAATGCTAAAATGAAAATAGAAATTAAAAAAATTGATTTAAAAAATTGATTTATATTTAATTGAAATTTTGATTCATCAAAATTAGAGGAATTGCATAATCCACATAAATATTTTATTGTTAAATGTGGTTCAATAACGGGTTTATATATTGTTTGATACATGTTGACAAGAATAATACTTGAAGCATTTCGTGGTGAAGGTGAGTACTTTATTCAAAATGCTGCAGTTTTAAACTTCGTGATACTTACATTGATTTTAATTTCGGGTATAGTAGTTTATGTATTTGCACAATTTATAGCACCAAAAAAATGAAGGAGAGCACATTGATTATATGAAAAATCTTATTAATGAAATTTGAGACGTAATAATTATTGGTTCTGGACCAGGTGGAATGACAGCGGCAATTTATACAGCTAGAGCAGGTTTAAAAACATTAATTATCGAAAAAGAAGCACCGGGCGGAAAAATGATCAAAACAGATGTAATAGAAAATTATCCAGGTTTTAAATCAATAAAAGGTCCTGAATTATCAATTAATTTATATAATCAAGCTGTAGATTTAGGAACTGAGTATACATTTGAAGAAATAGAAGAAATAACAAAAAATGAACAAACAAAATTATTTTCTTTAAAAACAAAGAAAAATTTTAACGATGTTGTAAATACTTATCAAGCCAAAACTGTAATTATTGCTACCGGAATGAAAGAAAATCAGCTTGGAGTTATTGGTGAAGATAGACTTTATGGAAGAGGTGTATCTTATTGTGCTGTTTGTGATGGTGCATTTTATAAAGGCAAAAATATAGCAGTTGTTGGTGGGGGTTATTCTGCAATTGAAGAAGGTACATATCTAACTCGCTTTGCAAAAAATACTTATTTAATTCATAGACGTCAACAATTTAGAGCAGATCAAAAACATGTAGATAAATTTAAACAAAAAGACGGTGTTCATTTTATTTTAGATTCAATAGTTGAGGAAATATATGGTGAAAAACGAGTAGAAGGAATAAAAATTCGAAATAATATAACAAATGAATTAACTGATTTAAAAGTAGATGGTATTTTTCCTTATGTTGGAGCAACGCCAATTACTAAATTTTTAGAAATCAACTTTGCGAAAATATTGTCAGATGATAAATTTATTAAAACAGATAACAAAATGGAAACAGAAATTTTTGGTCTTTTTGCAATTGGCGATGTTAGAGTTACTCCGTTAAGGCAAATAGCAACAGCTATTGGAGATGGAGCTTTGGCTGGTCAACAAGTTATTGAACTATTACAAAATGAAGAATAATAGTTAAAAACGCCTCATATATATGAGGCGTTTTTAATATAATAAATTATTGTTTTTAATATCATATGATAAAATACTAGAAGTAAAGAGGTGCAAATTTATGATTGATTGAACAGAAAATGGTAATTGATCATCAGTTAATGCATATGTTCATTCTGATTATGGTTGATTTCATGTGTATGCTTTTACTATGACTATCGGAATGTTAGTTGCTATTGCTGCATCTGGATTCATTTTTTGAAGACGTAAAATACCAATTGATGGTTTATTTTATGGGGCAATTGTAATTATTCCGGTTTCTCTATTTGGAGCATCATTTTTTGGTAAATTAAATGCAGAAGCACCAGGTGTAAATGCAAACGGTGTTGGGTTCTGAGGCCTTTTTGCATTTTGAAATTCTGGTATGGCAATTCATGGCGGAGTGTATTGTGGTTCAACGGTCGGTATGATTATATTTTATTTCATTGGTAGAAAACCACGTGTGTCATTATGAACCTATATGGATGCAATAATACCAAATATTTTACTTGGACAGGCAATAGGAAGATGAGGTAATTTTTTTAATGCAGAAGTTACTGGAGCTCCAGTTGGGAATATAACTTCTGGAACTGGTAATTTTTTAAAATGATTGCCAGATTTTATTACAGATAATACACAGGCCATATATCACGGTGAACAAACGATTATTAATGGAATAACTTATGGGTCTGGTGATATAGCACAAATGTCTCCCATTTTTATTTATGAATCATTTTGATTAACAATTTCATGAATAATAATTTATTTTGTTATGCCAGGTTTTGGTAAATGAATTTCAAAAAAACCATGAAAATTATATCCTGATAATTTTAAAATCAATGTTCGTAATTCTTTTTTATATTTTTTTACAAGAAAAAATCAATACAAAGAGAATTCATATATTGATATTTGAAATAAAGCATATTATACAAAATATGATTTTGAATTATCAAAAGAATATTCTGAAAAAATAAATTTCTTTTTGATGAATAAAAAAAATAAGACCGAACTTGTCAAAGTTTTTGGAACAACAAATATAATTACAATAAAATGAAATCTAGGCAAAATGTTGAATAAAATAAATAACCCAGATAAATATTTAATGACTAAATCTGGTAGTCAGGCTGGTGCATATTTTTTTGCTTGAAACATAGTTAGATTTGTACTTGAATTACAAAGACCCGATGATCATTTATTTATAATGTTTCAAAAAACACTATCCTTGGCAATCATTTTTTTGACTGCTATGATTGGTTTAGCTTTAATAATTAGTGTTAATACTTTTGTTCCTTATTTATTTAGAAAAGAAAACTTTTTATATGAAAAAGAATTTATTTCAAATAATACAAATGATCAAGTAAAAAAAATGAAAAATGTTATTAAAAAATCAGATAAACAATTGATTGCAGAACAAAAAGCAAAACAAAAATTAGAAAAATTAAAGAAAAAATAATAGGATGTGTTTTTATGTCATTTGCATTGGAAGTGAAAGAAGAAATAATTTCGCATTACTTTACTGAATATCAACAGTTAATGTTGTTGAGAGGATTTATAAAATATAGCAGTAATTTATTGCTTGAAAAAAATCAGTGAAAATTACAATTGGATTTACTTTCAAATAAAATAACAAGAAACATTTATACTTTTTTAAAAAATTTGTACCCACATGAAATAATCATTTCAATTATGCAAACCAGCAAATTAAAAAAGCAAAAAATTTATCACTTGATTTTGGAGAAGGATGTTAAAAAATTTTTAAAAAATTTTGATATATATGATATTGATAAAAATCATAAGATTATAAAAATTCAATATAAAGACAAAAACAACGAGAAAAATTTACGCGCTTATTTATCTGGAATATTTATTGCCTGCGGAAGCGTTAATTCACCCAAAACTTCAAATTATCATTTAGAACTCCAATTTAAAGAGAAAGAATCAGCTGAATATTTTTTAGAATTAACAAAAAAATTTAATTTCAATTTTAAAATTATTGAGCGCAAAGATAATATTGTGTGTTATTTGAAAAAATCCACAAGTGTTTCTGATTTTTTAAAATTAATAGATGCACCAAATTCTGTATTAACATTTGAAAATGAAAGAATATCAAGAGATTTTAGTAATTCTTTAAATAGAGTTAATAATGTTGACATCTACAATCAAATGAAAACTACATTAACAAGTGATAAACAAATTGAACAAATCAATTCTTTAATTGAAAAAGGAAAAGTTAAAGAATTGTCAATTAAAAATCAAAAATTAATAGAATTAAGATTAAACAATCCTAGCTACTCATTTCAAGAATTAACAATAGAAATGAATGCATTGGGTATTTCAATAACTAAATCAGGTGTTAGTAATTTATTTAAGATAATAGAACAAATGTATAAAAATTTGGAGGAATAACATGAAATCAGAATTAATTCAATTATTTGCCATAAATATGAAAAGGCTTCGTCAAGATGCTGGTATAACCCAAGAGGAATTAAGTTTTAGATCTGGAATACATAGAAATTATATTTCCGATGCAGAAAGAGGAGCCAGAAATGTGACTATTAAAATTATTGAAAAAATAGCACATGGATTAGGAATACAGCCAGAAGAATTACTAAAACAACCTTCAGGAAAATATTTATCACAATTATTTAATATTCCTAACAATTTTGAAAATTCAGAAGTTGAACAAAAACAAAATCTAAATAATAAAATTACTGATAATAATTAATTATAAACATTTACAATAGTTAATTTATCAAATTCCGGTAAAGAAGCAATTTCGTTATAATTAAGAGTAAAAATGTATGGTTTGAAATGTCTTTGTTTCAATAATCTGTAAATATTTAGATTATTTTTGTAATATGAATTGATAATGAGAATTTTTTTATTTCGAGTTAAATGCTTGAAATAATTTGCTTTAAAAAAATTGGCTGAAATATTTATGGAATTCTTTAAATGATTAGCTTCATAACTTGCAGAATTACGCAAATCTATAATATTTCATTTTTTAGATGTAATAATTTTTTTCAAATGGTGTTTTGTTTTGGTTTTATAGTTTTCCTTAAAGCCATCTGTTTTAAATAATCACTGAAAAAATTTTAAAATTCTATCTATAAACTGCATAATATCACCTCAATTATTTTAACTTATTTATAAAAAATAATGTACAATAATGTTGTATAAATGAATGGAGATTAAACTATGATACTTTTAGCTTCAGTTGCTGAATCTGCCAACAAAGTTATTTTTGTTTTTGAAATTATTGCATTAATTATTGGAGTTTGCATGATTATAGTTGGATTAGTACAAAATAAGCAAGCACAAACGGGACTAAGCGCATTAAATGGTGGGAATGAAGAATTATTTTCAAATTCAAAAGAACGTGGTTTAGACAAGGTGATGTCTATTTGAATGATGAGTTTAGGAATAATTTTATTTGTAATGACTATAATAATTTGTATTTTAACAAACACTATTGTTTAAATAGTGTTTTTTAAAATACAAATAAAATGGAGGCAAAAAATGCAAAATATATTAGAACTTAAAAAAGAAAAAAATATTTGATCATTAAACGATATAAAAAATAAGACAAAATTAGATTTCGATGTTCTAAAATCAAAATTAGACTTGTTAAAGTCAGATAATAAATTGGTTATATCAATAAATAATCTCGTTTATTTTATAAATGATAATTTGTTATATGGTACGTTAAAAATAAATGAGCGTGGTTTTGGTTTTGTATATAATGATTTAAATTTAGAAGAATCTTTTTTTGTTCCTCCAACATCACTGAATGGATGCTTAACAAACGATATTGTTATTTACAAAAAAATTAAAGAAGACGATGGCAGATTTAGAGCTGAAATTTTAGATTTAATTAAACGCGATCAAGAAACATTGGTTGGAATAATTGTTGAATCAAAAGATAAAAAATTTTTAGATTTTTCTCCATCAGTTTCTGGTTATTCTAGTTTTAGAATAGTAATGATAAATAAAAAAGATTTTCAGTTAAAAAAAGATTTATTGTTAAAAGTAAAAATTTTAAATGTTAAAGAACGTAAATTATTTGTAAAAATACAAAAAATAATAGGTGATGCAAATAAAGCATACGACAGAATTTTATCAATAGCTCAAGAACTAGATATTCAAACAGAATTTAAAGCTGAGACATTGGAAAATTCAAATAAAGTCGCAACGGGTATTAATTTTAATGACCCGAAAATTAAAAAACGTTTGTTAAATGATTTAAGAAATGAAATTATAGTGACAATTGACGGTGATGACTCTAAAGATTTGGACGATGCAATTTCTGTTAAAAAAACTAACAATGGATTTAAATTAACTGTTGTAATTGCGGATGTTTCTTATTATGTACAACCAAAAAGTCCGTTGGATCTTGAAGCATTATCAAGAGGCAATTCAACATATTTAGCAAACGTTGTTCTGCCAATGTTACCTGAAAAATTATCTAATGGTGTTTGTTCTTTAAATTATGGCGAAGATAAATTAGCAATTGCTTGTGAAATAAATTATGATAACGATGGGAAAATTGTTTCAAAAAAAGTTTTTGAAACAATAATTAAATCAAATGCAAGATTGACTTATAAAAATGTTAATAATTTTTTTGCGGGTGATAGACAAATATTTGCACAAAATAATGAAATCGCAAATATGTTGGATGTTGCTTTTGAATTACATAAAATACTTGAAAGAAAAAAAATAGCTAGAGGAGTAATCTCTTTTGAAATATCTGAACCAAAAATCATTTTGGATGCAGAGTTCAATGTTGTTGATATAAAAAAAAGAGAACGAGGTATTTCTGAGGAATTAATAGAAAATTTTATGGTTGCTGCAAATGAAGCTGTAGCTGAAATAATATTTGAAAAAAAATTACCATTTGTTTATAGAAATCATGATTTACCAAATAACAATCTTTTAAATAATTGATATGCTATGATACGTAATTTGGGAATTGATTTAAAAATGACTGATGCAGAAATTTCTGATGTCAAAATGATTACAACAGCATTAAAAAGAATAAGCGAACAAATTACAGATCCTGCAGAGCTAGAAATATTAAATGTTGCCTTATTAAGATCAATGGATAAAGCATTATATTCTAGAGAGAATATAGGGCATTTTGGATTAGCATCTAAATGTTATACGCATTTTACCTCTCCAATAAGAAGATATTCAGATTTAATGGTTCACAGATATTTAAGACAATATATTTTTGAAAACAAAATAGATTCACAAAAATTATCACTAAATGAAAAATTTATTGATAAAGCATGTTTAATAATTAACGAAACTGAAAAAAAATCTGTTACATGTGAAAGAGAAGTAAACAAAGTATGTATGACAGAATATACAGTTCAAAATATTGGAAAAGAATATGAAGGATACATATCAGCTGTCTTAAAATTTGGGTTATTTATTCAGTTGTTTAATCTGATTGAAGGTTTAGTTCATATTTCCACTATACCTAATAATCCTGTTTTTGATGAAAAAATGAATACAATTATTTTAGATAATAATAAACAATTTAAATTTGGTCAAAAAATAAAAATAAGAATTAAAGACGCTTCTGTTAAAAGAAGAATGATTGATTTTGAATTAATTTAATTTATTAGTGGGGACAAATTATGGGTGACAAAATTATTGTTCAGAATAAAAAAGCAAGATTTAATTATGAATTATTAGATTTTTTTGAAGCCGGAATTGTTCTGATGGGATGTGAGATAAAATCAATACGCTTGCATGATGTTTCTTTAGATGGAACTTTTATATTAATACGTAATCATCAAGTAATATTAAAAAATATGAATATTAAAAAATATGAATTTTCAAATCAACAAACAATAGAATCAGATAGAGATAGAATTTTACTTTTGAGTAAAAAAGAAATAAAAAAAATAGAAAATAGAATTCAATTAGAAAAAGTTGTAGTTATTCCAACAAAATTATATTTAAAAAATAATTATGCTAAACTTGAAATTGCTATTGGCTTAGGTAAAAAATTGTATGATAAACGAGAAACTATAAAACAAAGAGATATTTCAAAAAAATTAAATAAATTTAAAGGATAGTATTTTGCATGGAACAATTAAAAGAAAGCGAACTTACTGTAAAACCAAAAATCGGATTTTGAACGATTTTTTTAATGGCTTTATCTTCAACAATTGGTGGTGGATTATTGATATCTTTTGGTCAAGTTGCACAACTCGCGCAAAATCCTGTCCTTACTATTGTGTCATTTTTAATTGGTGGAATTATTCTAATACCTGAAATGATGTTAATGTCAGAAACAGCTTATAATATACCTGCAAATGGAAGTACTTATTCATGAATTAGAGAAGCTGGTTGATCTGCGATTTCATTTTGATTTGGTTGAATTTTAGTTTTAATTGTAGCGATGACAGCGCTTTCATCTGTAATGCTTTCGCTTGCAAACTTATTTACAAACTTATTTTCATTAAATTCACTATGATATGGAAAATTAATTGTGTTTTCATTTACAATTATTTTAATTTGTTTTCATGCGTTTATAAAAAATTACTCTCAAATTAGTCAAATTATTTTTACAATTTTAAAATTTATTCCTATTTTTGTTATTTTATTGATTACTTTTATTCATGCAAATTTTAATGATTTTGCAGCTGGCAAAAATGAATCTACTTCATTGTATTTATCAACTTTTTGCTTAATTCCAGCTATATCTATGACTATGTTTGCATATTCTGGAACAGAATCAATAACTTATGTTGCAGGTGATGTTAAAAATCCACAACGAAATATACCAAAAGCTTTAATAATATCTACAGCTACTATTATATTAATTTATGTTGTTTTATTAATAGCTCTTTTATTAATAGCTCCATTTGATAAATGAAGCGGAACACTTAATGTTTGAATTAGCGCAATTATATCGCAAAATTTAGCGTCAGGTTGAATTATAACTATTGAAATAGCATCATTTTTTTTATTTGCAGGATCAATAAATGCTTTTATTTTCTATTTTTCAAAATTAATACAGCAAATGGCCTTTAATGGTGATTTATTTAGTTTCTTTTCTAAAGAAAATAAAAATGAAAATCCTTATTTAGCAACTTTATTATTGCTTGTGGGTTCATTAATTTATTTCTTATGAGATAAATTAATGAATATAACAAATTATTATGTTTTTGCCAATAGTTTATTAAAATTTGTTTTAATATTTATATTAATTTATCATAGACTTAAAAGAGAGAATTACGTAAAGTTATTTAATGAAATTTGATATTGACTATTTATTTGCATTTCTATAATTTCATTGTTAATTACAACAATTGGTCCTATACTAACAATTGTTGAATTGGCAAATTTAAATAGTGCAAATACAAAAGAAATGCTAATAAATTCTAGTATTATATTAACAATTATATTGGCGGGAATTCCAATAGCTTTTTTAAAAAAATACATTCAAAATAAAATTAAAAAATAGTTTTAGCAAGTTACGAAAGAATAATTCTCTAAAATTATAGATTTAATTGTTATAATAATGATATGGGGATGTCCTGGTTTCGACGGGATAATTTCGCCTCATTGTTGCAGTAGTGTGGTGCACTATAACACTTCTAGGTTTGAATAAACGCAAACGAAAAACGCGAAAGCGAAAAAATTGAAATGCCAGCATTTATGATCAATAACGCATCAGCTGGGGCAAATTTATTTGCTTAGATATTAGTTAGTTACTACTAATTGAAGCAATTCACGTTAACTAATCTTTGTTTTGTTGGATGAAACTAACGTATAGGCTAAACATTACTAGCAGTTCATATGATAATGTTGAATTTGCAAAATTTAATTATCTATTTTAGTAAATATTTTGTTAGCTTTAATTTACTAAAATTTTAAATAAGTTAACTAAACTGTAGACGCAATGAGGGGGAGTATCTCGGACGCGGGTTCAATTCCCGTCATCTCCACCATTTTTTTATGTTTTTATAAATGAAAGGACGATTATTCTTTTATGCAAAGTGTTTCACAAAATCTGGGCAATTGAATTATAATAGCACTTTCATTTACATTAATATTAGTAGTTATTTACGCAACTATTTTTGGCTTTACCCGTCATATATTTGAACGTAATAAAATTTTCTATCATATAACGCTAGGTTTAATTTTCGGTTTAACATCGATATTATTTTATTTAATTTCTATTTTAAAACTCCCCTTAAATAATTTGGGTTATTTTTTATTAATTAATTTGTTGATTTTTTTAGTTTTTTGAATTTGTTTAGTTTTCATTTCTATTTATACCGCACTTATTGTTGCAAGTATTAATGCAATATTATTATTTCTATTACCAAATGTTGTTGAAAATTTATTTTCAATAGATTTCAATTTGTTTAATATATTGATTATTGTTCTAGCTTATGTTACAACTACAACATTATGAATTATAAGCAGGTTTTTTAAAATTTTGAATTTGTGATGACAGTGATCAATTGCTACTGTTATCTTGCTTTCTTTTGGTTTAATTTTACAATTTATTGAATTGAGAACTGAGAAAAATATTGCAAGTATAATTATTTTGTTAATAGATTTATCTTTTAGTTATTTTGCATATTTTATTTTACAATTTTTTGAAACTATTTATTTGCATGCAAAAAAATTACAAAATTTAACTTCTTACAATCATACTTATTTTGTTCGTGAAGCAATGGCAAATCACTATTTGTCTAAAAAAATTAATAATGGTAAAATTAAATATGGATATTATTTAATGTATTTCATTGATGGCTTTGAATCTGTTGAAAAAAAGATTGATAACTTATTATTAAATACAATAATAGAATCTATAGCTGACCAATCGTATAAATATTTTTCAGAAGTTTATAAAGATTTAACTTTTTTTAAAATAAATTATAGAGTATTTGGTGTATTTATTCCTATTGAATTTGGCAAAGAAAATTGAATGGAAAAATCATTACAGGGTAATTTCCTGAAATCAAGACCAATAGAAGATGAACTATCAAAATTAGAAACGGTATTTAAAAAAATAAAAACCATTTTTTTGATTGATGAATATTTATTGAAATTAAAACTAAAAGGTGTAGTTTCAATTTATGGAATAACATCTAATGACATTAATAAATTGCAATCAATAAATACATATTTTTCACATCAACAATTAACTAATAAATATGAAAATAAATTACTTCTAGTTGATTCTGCTGAGTTAAAACATTATCAAGATCAAGACCGTAAAGTATCAATTATGCGAGATATTACAAATATTGCATTTAATTCTATTGTTTATTATTCTATTTGTGGCATAAAATCTGGTGAAATACTTGGCTACTATTTGAAATTAATGATTCAAGGAGAATTTATTCAATTTCAAAATGGTGATGATAATTATGATCAAATTGTTGAGTATAATCTAGAATCTATTTATATAAGATATATAGCAAATTTGTTTGCAGAATCTGTGGAAAAAAATAGAAATATTATAAAAAATAAATTAACATTCATACAGTATGATTCATTATTTGCGTCCTCAAAAAATTTTAATATAGAAGAATTTTTAAATAAACTCAATAATCATAAAATTAGAGATTTAAATCTTGTTTTTACTTTTAATATTAATTCTGATGCCAAATCTTTTGATTTATTGAAGGAAAATATAGGTAAAATTAAAAATGCTGGATATAAAATTGCATTAAATAATGTTGGTATTTATAGTATTCAGTATGAATTATTAAATGTATATAAACCAAATTATATTATTCTTGATTCTAAAGTAACTAAAGAATTTGCATCAAAATCAATTTATAAAAATTTAACAGATTATATTATAAATATTTGTAAAAAATTAGAAATTAGTATAATTGCATCAGATATAGATGGATTTTTCAAATTTAAACAGATTCAAAATTATAATATTGATTATGCATATGGAAATATTATTGGTTCTTCGTTAGAACCAAAATATGATTTAGATAAAGAAGCTAGATATATTCTTTTCAAAGAAAAAAATAATTCTACTTCTATTAAATAATAATTTAAAATTAATAATAATGGAGG of the Spiroplasma endosymbiont of Labia minor genome contains:
- the trxB gene encoding thioredoxin-disulfide reductase, producing MKNLINEIWDVIIIGSGPGGMTAAIYTARAGLKTLIIEKEAPGGKMIKTDVIENYPGFKSIKGPELSINLYNQAVDLGTEYTFEEIEEITKNEQTKLFSLKTKKNFNDVVNTYQAKTVIIATGMKENQLGVIGEDRLYGRGVSYCAVCDGAFYKGKNIAVVGGGYSAIEEGTYLTRFAKNTYLIHRRQQFRADQKHVDKFKQKDGVHFILDSIVEEIYGEKRVEGIKIRNNITNELTDLKVDGIFPYVGATPITKFLEINFAKILSDDKFIKTDNKMETEIFGLFAIGDVRVTPLRQIATAIGDGALAGQQVIELLQNEE
- a CDS encoding prolipoprotein diacylglyceryl transferase family protein, with product MIDWTENGNWSSVNAYVHSDYGWFHVYAFTMTIGMLVAIAASGFIFWRRKIPIDGLFYGAIVIIPVSLFGASFFGKLNAEAPGVNANGVGFWGLFAFWNSGMAIHGGVYCGSTVGMIIFYFIGRKPRVSLWTYMDAIIPNILLGQAIGRWGNFFNAEVTGAPVGNITSGTGNFLKWLPDFITDNTQAIYHGEQTIINGITYGSGDIAQMSPIFIYESFWLTISWIIIYFVMPGFGKWISKKPWKLYPDNFKINVRNSFLYFFTRKNQYKENSYIDIWNKAYYTKYDFELSKEYSEKINFFLMNKKNKTELVKVFGTTNIITIKWNLGKMLNKINNPDKYLMTKSGSQAGAYFFAWNIVRFVLELQRPDDHLFIMFQKTLSLAIIFLTAMIGLALIISVNTFVPYLFRKENFLYEKEFISNNTNDQVKKMKNVIKKSDKQLIAEQKAKQKLEKLKKK
- a CDS encoding folate family ECF transporter S component, yielding MLYVLTNLFAVFGVIILFVISLSLEKWTFKKLSIRIISIMGIMTALSVILTNLISYNIPLMGNKIMLALGDWILFLNGMIFGPIAGIITAVATDSIGSVINVGGGYHAGFMFDKSLLAISGSFIFLMSTNKNWYFHVIWLYCIAFFIISFLLNSIWLYASGWTDLVFINVIFKLIKFPIEIIIYPFFVISSFSILKIIIQKWTQDQIWCLRKGTIPNIIKINRFRREYIEG
- the hprK gene encoding HPr(Ser) kinase/phosphatase, giving the protein MKLKVSNLIERFNLEVLSGNKETLQTTINLYGLNRAGLELAGYFEDKKKFSRVVLISTKEFNFIKSFSEDERKRRYKKLIKSSVPLIIITEKFLDNTLIEVAKETDFPIVKTHEQSTTEFTQHVLNYMDNFFAPQIELHGSMVSIYGKGVLIIGKSGIGKSEIAIDLIEKNHMFVGDDRIVMIRKGNSIIARVHEILKNLIEVRGIGIINIVTANGYQSIMEESKLDLVIELSKFISNNDVYDRIGLDYETYDVLGLKIPYINIPVSSGRNIATIVETAVAQLKINLAIPDNDMVGILEKRVQKYQREQKDD
- a CDS encoding prolipoprotein diacylglyceryl transferase → MINLFSTYFEPNIDHSGELVSNYDFSNERMAFGWLPIYPIAMLFGALLVVMCSVIKFRMKKIPLREFEIAIFITLPLGLIAASVFGKLDILNPMQKWWEMFYFWEPGMSLFGGVITGTAVGFVWFYVQSKKTLISVWVYADCILPNLLLAQAIGRWGNLFNHEILGPTTSWDSLSWLPNWIRSKLFYIVDPNGIVDPDTIRIVYRQPLFLYEFIFNLFGFFMLTFIFPNLGRWFSKIKPWDIDEMAFPNRYSKKRQWLKKNELVEYHLQNDVKYIYNARTSNFSLSLWNVWNKAYYLKEVDFFKSDFEDEKIAEYINNHNYKIEQVKKIKAKTKYKIEQNKHKQLNKNKIDIKKLKSLKTEHQEFIKTENAKMKIEIKKIDLKNWFIFNWNFDSSKLEELHNPHKYFIVKCGSITGLYIVWYMLTRIILEAFRGEGEYFIQNAAVLNFVILTLILISGIVVYVFAQFIAPKKWRRAHWLYEKSY